One genomic window of Prochlorococcus sp. MIT 0801 includes the following:
- a CDS encoding tetratricopeptide repeat protein — protein MEESGPIKEVKKKVTEITTFPVPFSLGEIKENISISTNTPSKPSKEQIINQAFKFHSQGNISEAEKYYQYFINEGFSHHKVFCNYGVILKTLGKLQEAELSFRKAIEINPEYRDAYVNLGDILKNVGKLQEAELSTRKAIEINPNCAMAHSNLGVILKDLGKLQEAEISYRKAIEINPDFAEAHSNLGNILKDLGKLQEAELSFRKAIEINPDFAEAHYNLGTISRDLGKLQEAELSFRKAIEINPDFAEAHYNLGTISRDLCKFQEAEISYRKAIEINPDFAEAHSNLGNILKDLGKLQEAESSFRKAIQLKPDFAMAHLNMGNILNNIGKLQEAEISYRKAIEINPDYAEAHSNLGIILSDLGKLQEAELSFRKAIQLKPDFAEAAWNLYGLANTIEEAEERINQCLKIDENHLEAKLSLSGLKLHQGYQSLFDNLIQSIYKDHPTIRSLKWVSTLPKLPELFFHRWALFDSMINKSKTDRPFYEFGVWRGESFQYLINTFKKGYGFDTFQGLPEDWHEEKQGFYSADGVIPNIDGGTFIAGKFEETLPTFYSKPRPIASLINFDADLYSSTICALNYSKSVIDKDTILIFDEFIINKNWEQDEYKALNEFCSNNNLSYEVLAISYMTKQVAVKLIGI, from the coding sequence GTGGAAGAATCCGGTCCAATAAAAGAGGTTAAAAAAAAAGTCACTGAAATAACAACATTCCCAGTTCCATTTAGTTTAGGAGAAATTAAAGAGAATATCTCTATTTCCACTAACACGCCTTCGAAACCTTCTAAAGAACAAATAATAAATCAAGCATTTAAGTTTCATTCACAAGGAAACATTTCAGAAGCAGAAAAATATTATCAATATTTCATTAATGAAGGTTTCTCTCACCACAAAGTTTTTTGTAATTATGGAGTCATATTAAAAACTCTAGGCAAATTACAAGAAGCAGAATTGTCATTTCGCAAAGCAATTGAAATTAATCCTGAGTACAGAGATGCGTATGTAAATTTGGGAGACATATTAAAAAATGTTGGCAAATTACAAGAAGCAGAATTATCTACTCGTAAAGCAATTGAAATTAATCCTAATTGCGCTATGGCGCATTCCAATCTGGGAGTCATATTGAAAGATCTTGGCAAATTGCAAGAAGCAGAAATCTCATATCGCAAAGCAATTGAAATTAATCCTGATTTCGCAGAGGCGCATTCCAATCTAGGAAACATATTGAAAGATCTTGGCAAATTGCAAGAAGCAGAATTGTCATTTCGCAAAGCAATTGAAATTAATCCTGATTTCGCAGAGGCGCATTACAATCTGGGAACCATTTCGAGAGATCTTGGCAAATTGCAAGAAGCAGAATTGTCATTTCGCAAAGCAATTGAAATTAATCCTGATTTCGCAGAGGCGCATTACAATCTGGGAACCATTTCGAGAGATCTTTGCAAATTCCAAGAAGCAGAAATCTCATATCGCAAAGCAATTGAAATTAATCCTGATTTCGCAGAGGCGCATTCCAATCTAGGAAACATATTGAAAGATCTTGGCAAATTGCAAGAAGCAGAATCGTCATTTCGCAAAGCAATTCAACTTAAACCTGATTTCGCAATGGCGCATCTAAATATGGGAAACATATTAAATAATATTGGCAAATTACAAGAAGCAGAAATCTCATATCGCAAAGCAATTGAAATTAATCCTGATTACGCAGAGGCGCATTCCAATCTGGGCATCATATTGAGTGATCTTGGTAAATTACAAGAAGCAGAATTGTCATTTCGCAAAGCAATTCAACTTAAACCTGATTTCGCTGAAGCTGCTTGGAATTTATATGGATTAGCCAATACTATTGAGGAAGCAGAAGAAAGGATTAATCAATGCTTGAAAATAGATGAAAATCATTTAGAAGCAAAACTCTCTCTAAGTGGTCTAAAATTACATCAAGGTTATCAATCATTATTTGATAATCTTATACAATCAATTTATAAAGATCATCCTACAATCCGTTCCCTAAAATGGGTTTCTACTTTACCAAAGTTACCTGAATTGTTTTTTCATAGATGGGCATTATTTGACAGTATGATTAATAAAAGCAAAACAGATCGCCCTTTCTATGAGTTTGGTGTTTGGCGAGGTGAATCCTTTCAGTACTTAATTAATACCTTCAAAAAAGGTTATGGATTTGATACTTTTCAAGGCTTACCAGAAGATTGGCATGAAGAGAAACAAGGATTTTATTCAGCAGATGGAGTCATTCCCAACATTGATGGCGGAACATTTATAGCAGGTAAATTTGAAGAAACACTTCCAACTTTTTATTCCAAACCTAGACCTATCGCATCACTAATCAATTTTGATGCCGATCTATATTCTTCTACTATTTGTGCCTTGAACTATTCAAAGTCTGTCATAGATAAAGATACAATTTTAATATTTGATGAGTTTATTATTAATAAAAATTGGGAGCAGGATGAATATAAAGCACTCAATGAATTTTGCTCTAATAATAATTTAAGTTATGAAGTTTTGGCGATCTCCTATATGACGAAGCAAGTTGCGGTGAAATTAATAGGAATTTAA
- a CDS encoding potassium channel family protein, whose amino-acid sequence MNELRLRIYKELINNSPGGRTSVSNKICGVTIFISIFFAVIITENSIDYQFGDQIDFLDWIIGGLFCVEYLCRLWVAPLEKKYGQGWKGVLRYVISPLAIIDVIAIVPSFFGVRAELKILRIIRLLRILKIGRSEKFKQSIYHFNYALRSKSQELQISTFYTVLLLLISSTFMYLAESSIQPELLGSIPRCLWWSITTVSAVGYGDSIPVTAFGKIIASITSLMGIAAIAIPTGILASGFSESIGVQDKKNKISNVVQLPTNTD is encoded by the coding sequence ATGAATGAATTACGTCTAAGAATCTATAAGGAGCTAATAAATAACTCACCAGGAGGCAGAACTTCTGTATCCAATAAAATCTGTGGTGTTACTATTTTTATTTCGATTTTTTTTGCTGTTATCATTACTGAAAACTCAATCGATTATCAATTTGGAGATCAAATAGATTTTTTGGATTGGATTATTGGCGGTTTGTTTTGCGTGGAATATCTTTGTCGTTTATGGGTCGCACCACTTGAAAAAAAGTACGGACAAGGTTGGAAAGGCGTTTTGCGTTATGTAATCTCACCATTGGCAATTATTGATGTAATTGCAATCGTCCCATCTTTTTTTGGTGTTCGTGCCGAATTAAAGATTCTTAGAATTATTCGTCTTTTAAGAATATTGAAAATTGGAAGAAGTGAAAAATTTAAGCAGAGTATTTATCACTTTAATTATGCACTTCGATCCAAGAGTCAAGAACTACAAATTTCGACTTTTTATACAGTTTTACTTTTGTTGATTAGCAGTACTTTTATGTATCTTGCTGAATCTTCTATTCAACCAGAATTGTTAGGTTCAATCCCAAGATGTCTTTGGTGGTCGATTACAACTGTCAGTGCTGTTGGATATGGAGATTCAATACCAGTTACAGCATTTGGAAAAATAATTGCATCGATTACTTCTCTTATGGGTATTGCTGCAATTGCAATACCCACTGGAATACTTGCATCTGGATTCAGCGAATCAATTGGTGTACAAGATAAAAAGAACAAAATTTCTAATGTAGTTCAGCTTCCTACTAATACTGATTAA
- the mrdA gene encoding penicillin-binding protein 2 — protein sequence MKKKEKLHLSSKKHVGAFNQPLIFFLFICLIFSVTGARLFWIQIIRGPYYKKLSEENRVKLIANPPIRGRLLDRNGVVLADNKLFYSLSIQPRLLTNSDWIDLRNSLSALLNVSTDQLEIAFNRSNSDTPYKKVLLTDLSVEQVIRFKEQENNLYGAQIDIGLIRNYPYKSLAAHALGYTQLITQNEFSKLSERGYKLSDRIGRKGIEAAFESQLRGTWGGEMLEIDSIGTVQRSLGLKLPKAGRDIKLTLDLELQRTAEKVLSDKTGGAIVAIDPHTGAIRAIASQPTFDLNFFSQPFTNKEYNNLFLSSNLPLLSRVFNAYDPGSTWKPITAMAGMESGKFPASTKLYTVPCITYGSHCFPEYNKRGFGWIGYEDALRVSSNTFFYQVGVGSGSKALYDAATKLGFDNYTGIETFIDENKGLVGNKKWADEGRGWGNPGETPWIVEDMASASIGQSVVLVTPLQLARAYAVFANGGYLITPHLVNANINWRSEKYLKKVDIKDTTLDTIRRGLRKVVTSGTAMGINLDTSILPPVAGKTGTAEDSSGGADHAWFAGFAPYDSGEIVIVAFAQNTPGGGSVHALPMARKMLQSWYEAQTSNQSSSGKNDE from the coding sequence ATGAAGAAAAAAGAAAAATTACATCTTAGTTCTAAAAAGCATGTAGGTGCTTTTAATCAACCTCTGATTTTCTTTTTGTTTATTTGTTTAATTTTTTCAGTAACAGGTGCGCGTCTTTTTTGGATACAAATAATTAGGGGACCATACTATAAAAAACTTTCAGAGGAAAATAGAGTCAAGCTAATTGCTAATCCACCAATACGAGGAAGATTATTAGATCGTAATGGCGTAGTTCTTGCCGATAATAAACTCTTTTACTCATTATCTATTCAACCTAGACTTCTAACAAATAGTGATTGGATTGATCTAAGAAATTCTCTATCTGCTTTATTAAATGTTTCTACTGATCAATTAGAGATTGCATTTAATAGAAGTAATTCTGACACTCCTTATAAAAAAGTACTTTTAACTGATTTATCGGTGGAGCAGGTTATTAGGTTTAAAGAACAAGAGAATAACTTGTATGGTGCTCAAATTGATATTGGTTTAATTAGAAACTATCCATATAAGTCTTTAGCTGCACATGCTTTGGGTTATACACAGCTGATAACTCAAAACGAGTTTTCTAAGCTTTCAGAAAGAGGATATAAACTATCTGATCGAATTGGACGGAAAGGTATAGAAGCTGCTTTTGAATCTCAATTGAGAGGTACATGGGGAGGTGAAATGCTTGAGATTGATTCAATAGGTACGGTTCAACGAAGCCTAGGTTTAAAGTTGCCAAAAGCAGGCAGGGATATCAAATTAACTCTAGATTTAGAGCTACAACGTACGGCAGAAAAAGTTTTATCCGATAAAACTGGTGGGGCAATAGTAGCTATTGATCCCCATACTGGTGCAATACGAGCAATTGCTAGTCAACCCACTTTCGACCTTAATTTTTTTTCTCAGCCTTTTACCAATAAAGAATATAACAATCTTTTTTTGTCATCGAACCTTCCTCTTTTGAGTAGGGTATTTAATGCATACGATCCAGGAAGTACGTGGAAGCCCATAACTGCTATGGCAGGGATGGAAAGTGGCAAATTTCCTGCCAGTACAAAATTATATACGGTTCCTTGTATTACTTATGGGAGTCATTGTTTTCCAGAATATAATAAAAGAGGTTTTGGTTGGATTGGATACGAAGATGCATTGAGAGTCTCCAGTAATACTTTCTTTTACCAAGTTGGGGTTGGTTCTGGTTCGAAGGCTTTATATGATGCGGCAACTAAACTTGGCTTTGACAATTACACTGGTATAGAAACTTTTATTGATGAAAATAAAGGTTTAGTAGGGAATAAGAAATGGGCTGATGAGGGTCGTGGGTGGGGAAATCCTGGAGAAACGCCTTGGATCGTAGAGGATATGGCTAGTGCATCTATTGGGCAATCTGTTGTTTTAGTTACTCCATTGCAATTAGCACGAGCATACGCAGTTTTTGCAAATGGTGGCTATTTGATTACTCCTCATTTAGTTAATGCCAATATAAACTGGAGATCAGAGAAATATTTAAAAAAAGTAGATATTAAAGATACGACACTTGACACAATTCGTCGTGGGCTTCGTAAAGTAGTAACTAGTGGTACTGCTATGGGAATCAATCTAGATACATCTATTTTACCTCCGGTTGCTGGTAAAACTGGTACAGCAGAAGATAGTAGTGGAGGTGCTGATCATGCATGGTTTGCTGGCTTTGCACCTTATGACTCTGGAGAAATTGTTATTGTTGCATTTGCTCAGAATACTCCTGGAGGAGGTTCAGTACATGCTCTCCCTATGGCAAGAAAAATGTTGCAGTCATGGTATGAGGCGCAGACTTCTAACCAATCAAGTAGTGGTAAAAATGATGAATAG
- a CDS encoding NADPH-dependent FMN reductase, protein MSNKKLLVIAASNGENLKLAKRFLAAGKELNYSCELLDLTESKNDLPIFNPRHDSKDKAPENLNSINTQMESHSHWVICAPEYNGSIPPILTNAIAWLSVQGKDFRSLFNERPIAIASFSGGGCMELLLSMRIQLTHLGALVLGRQLATNKSKVAEDKSINAILNQLLQLNHTN, encoded by the coding sequence ATGTCTAATAAAAAGCTTCTTGTTATAGCTGCTAGTAATGGTGAAAATCTCAAATTAGCCAAAAGATTTCTAGCCGCAGGCAAAGAACTCAATTACTCATGCGAATTACTTGATTTGACAGAATCAAAAAATGATTTACCTATATTTAATCCACGTCATGATTCAAAAGATAAAGCACCAGAAAATCTTAATTCGATCAATACTCAAATGGAGAGCCACTCACACTGGGTCATTTGTGCACCTGAATATAACGGCTCAATTCCTCCAATTCTTACAAATGCAATAGCTTGGCTGTCTGTGCAAGGAAAAGATTTTCGCAGTTTATTCAACGAACGTCCAATTGCAATTGCAAGTTTTTCTGGAGGAGGATGTATGGAGTTATTACTTTCGATGCGAATTCAATTAACCCACCTTGGGGCTTTAGTCTTAGGTCGTCAATTAGCTACGAACAAATCAAAAGTTGCTGAGGATAAATCAATCAACGCTATTCTAAATCAACTACTACAACTTAATCACACAAATTAA
- a CDS encoding diflavin flavoprotein: protein MIVDNISSSNLNTFIKKTIQIPIEENFICLRSLNPKRTRFEVEYSLEKGSCTNSFLFKSSKDEHCKSHDYVLIHPPGLTFEKEFLEEFETLISSDSSAIKLVMGHINPNKVAFVKRMNVKYKNLTVICSNPGAKLFKEIWNLRKPSQNTNPQEALETVEVLPNIQIIKQLETLSLDSHFEINFIPAPTARWPGGLIVFEKQTGLLMSDKLFGAHIYEENWAELNSSSTEEERRHYFDCLMAPMSTQVNSIIEKFEDFEIDTIIPGHGPAISGSWRSLLNNYQSWGESQKYSNLRVALLFASAYGNTAAIADAIARGISKTGVKVKIINCEFTASDSLVTEIRKADGYLIGSPTLGGHAPTPIVSALGSLLAEGDRGKPAGVFGSYGWSGEALDLLEKKLKDGGFKFGFEPIKIKFSPDPLMIKKLEETGIQFGKKLINSKLRQQRKANVGLNTSKSDPKINALGRVVGSLCILTAQKGDKDNMISGAMVASWVSQASFSPPGITIAVAKERAVENLLHKGDNFALNILEQNNHQSLLKQFLQSFKPGDNRFTDLEIKLSPSNQPLLNEALAWLEGTVNQRMECGDHWLIYAEIKHGKVIKKDGVTAVHHRKTGANY from the coding sequence ATGATAGTAGACAATATTTCTTCATCAAATTTAAATACTTTCATAAAAAAAACCATTCAGATTCCAATTGAGGAGAACTTCATTTGCTTAAGAAGCCTAAACCCAAAAAGAACAAGATTTGAAGTTGAATATTCTCTTGAAAAAGGTAGTTGCACTAATTCTTTTTTATTTAAGTCTTCTAAAGATGAACATTGTAAATCACATGATTATGTTTTAATTCATCCTCCTGGTTTAACATTTGAAAAAGAATTTTTAGAAGAGTTTGAGACATTAATTAGCAGTGATTCTTCTGCAATAAAGTTAGTCATGGGTCATATCAATCCTAATAAAGTAGCTTTTGTGAAAAGAATGAATGTGAAGTATAAAAATTTAACGGTTATTTGTTCTAATCCAGGTGCAAAATTATTCAAAGAGATTTGGAATTTACGAAAACCATCGCAAAATACAAATCCTCAAGAAGCATTGGAGACAGTTGAAGTTCTTCCAAATATACAAATCATTAAGCAATTAGAAACTCTGTCACTCGACAGTCATTTTGAGATTAATTTCATTCCCGCGCCAACAGCTCGCTGGCCTGGTGGATTAATTGTTTTTGAAAAGCAAACTGGTTTGTTGATGAGTGATAAATTATTTGGTGCACATATTTATGAAGAAAATTGGGCTGAATTAAACAGTAGTAGCACGGAAGAAGAGAGAAGACATTACTTCGATTGTCTAATGGCACCAATGTCTACGCAAGTGAATAGTATTATCGAAAAATTTGAAGACTTTGAGATTGATACGATAATACCTGGGCATGGACCTGCAATTAGCGGAAGTTGGAGGAGTTTATTAAACAACTACCAAAGCTGGGGAGAAAGCCAAAAATACAGCAACTTAAGAGTTGCTCTATTATTTGCTAGTGCATATGGAAATACTGCTGCTATTGCTGATGCAATTGCTAGAGGAATTAGTAAAACAGGGGTCAAAGTTAAGATAATTAATTGTGAATTCACCGCATCAGATAGCTTAGTCACTGAAATTCGTAAAGCAGATGGATATTTAATTGGATCGCCAACATTAGGAGGACATGCACCCACCCCGATTGTTTCTGCACTTGGCTCGCTTTTGGCTGAGGGAGATAGAGGAAAGCCGGCTGGAGTATTTGGGAGTTATGGATGGAGTGGAGAAGCCCTTGATTTACTTGAAAAAAAATTAAAAGATGGAGGCTTTAAATTTGGATTCGAACCTATCAAAATCAAATTCAGTCCCGATCCTTTAATGATTAAAAAACTTGAAGAAACAGGTATCCAATTTGGTAAGAAATTAATTAACTCAAAATTACGTCAACAAAGAAAAGCTAATGTCGGTTTAAATACAAGTAAAAGTGATCCAAAGATTAATGCACTTGGAAGAGTCGTTGGATCACTATGTATATTGACTGCTCAAAAAGGAGATAAAGATAATATGATTAGCGGAGCTATGGTTGCAAGTTGGGTTAGTCAAGCAAGCTTTTCTCCTCCTGGTATTACGATTGCAGTTGCTAAAGAAAGAGCTGTAGAAAACTTACTGCATAAAGGAGATAACTTTGCTCTAAACATTTTAGAGCAAAACAATCACCAAAGCCTCCTTAAACAATTTCTCCAATCATTTAAACCTGGAGATAATAGATTTACCGATCTTGAGATCAAATTAAGTCCAAGCAATCAGCCATTATTAAACGAAGCTTTAGCGTGGCTGGAGGGTACAGTTAATCAACGAATGGAGTGTGGGGATCATTGGCTGATATATGCTGAGATTAAACATGGAAAAGTCATTAAAAAAGATGGAGTAACAGCAGTTCATCATCGAAAAACCGGAGCGAACTACTAG
- a CDS encoding diflavin flavoprotein codes for MIFTESTALENQKSDTPKLSLQYEQIATDTHTLRSLDWDRSRFDIEFGLRNGTTYNSFLIRGKKTALIDTSHLKFKDIWFEKLRQEINPIEIDYLIVSHTEPDHSGLIKYLIELNPNIEIVASKVAIKFLEDQIHQPFRSRAVKSGEELNLEINSISGIVHKIEFISAPNLHWPDTIFSFDHGTQVLYTCDAFGLHYCSEKLYDENPSLLNEDFRFYYDCLMGPNARSVVQALKKIDALPTINTIGVGHGPILNFNTQLWLNNYREWSKQRSTGENYAVVCYLSQYGFCDRLSQAIAHGIGKANAPVQLVDLIASDTQELSALISEASAVVVPTWPIKSDSELQSNIGTLLASLKQKQWVATYDSYGGNEEPIDFITNQLRKLGQKEAFKPLRVHDEPNKSIYQQFEEAGTDLGQILTRKKNLAATKSIDGDLNKALGCLSGGLYIVTAKDSEGADSRDGAMVASWVSQASFEPPGITVAVAKDRAIESLLQVNDRFVLNILQENNYLHLFRHFLKRFPPGANRFEGVELMNDLAVGGPVLSDALAFLSCKVMQRMETTDHWIIYSSVEKGNLSNTLSKTAVHHRRVGSNY; via the coding sequence ATGATTTTTACTGAATCAACAGCTTTAGAAAATCAGAAAAGCGATACTCCTAAGCTTTCACTGCAATATGAACAAATTGCTACAGATACACATACTTTAAGGTCATTGGATTGGGATCGAAGCAGATTTGATATTGAATTTGGCCTTCGAAATGGGACAACATATAATAGCTTTCTAATAAGAGGTAAAAAAACTGCACTTATAGATACAAGTCATTTAAAATTTAAAGATATTTGGTTTGAAAAACTAAGACAAGAAATCAATCCAATAGAAATTGATTATTTAATAGTCAGTCACACAGAACCAGATCATTCAGGACTCATAAAATATTTAATTGAATTAAACCCAAATATTGAAATCGTCGCATCTAAAGTAGCTATAAAATTCCTTGAAGATCAAATTCATCAACCTTTTAGGTCAAGAGCAGTCAAAAGTGGAGAAGAACTCAATTTAGAAATTAATTCAATAAGTGGAATCGTACATAAAATTGAATTTATTAGTGCACCAAATCTACACTGGCCCGATACTATTTTTTCTTTTGATCACGGTACACAAGTTTTATATACTTGTGATGCGTTTGGTTTGCATTATTGCTCAGAAAAATTATATGACGAAAATCCAAGTTTATTAAATGAAGATTTTCGATTTTATTACGACTGCCTCATGGGTCCTAATGCCCGCAGCGTAGTTCAAGCATTAAAAAAAATTGATGCATTGCCAACTATCAATACTATTGGTGTTGGACATGGGCCAATCCTTAATTTTAATACGCAGTTATGGCTGAATAATTATAGAGAATGGAGTAAGCAAAGAAGTACAGGCGAAAATTACGCTGTGGTTTGCTATCTGAGCCAATATGGTTTTTGTGATCGACTTAGTCAAGCAATTGCTCATGGTATAGGCAAGGCAAACGCTCCAGTCCAATTAGTTGATCTTATTGCTTCAGACACTCAAGAGTTAAGTGCTTTAATTAGTGAAGCAAGTGCAGTCGTTGTACCAACTTGGCCTATCAAATCTGATTCAGAATTACAAAGCAATATTGGAACTCTACTTGCATCCTTAAAACAAAAGCAGTGGGTAGCGACTTATGACTCCTATGGCGGAAATGAAGAGCCTATAGACTTTATTACCAACCAATTAAGAAAGCTTGGACAAAAAGAAGCTTTTAAACCACTTCGAGTTCATGACGAGCCAAACAAAAGTATTTATCAACAATTTGAAGAAGCTGGTACAGATTTAGGTCAAATTCTTACTAGAAAGAAAAATTTAGCTGCTACTAAAAGCATTGATGGAGACTTAAATAAAGCACTTGGTTGCTTAAGCGGTGGACTCTACATTGTTACAGCGAAAGACAGTGAAGGGGCGGACAGTCGAGACGGTGCGATGGTCGCAAGTTGGGTTAGTCAAGCAAGTTTTGAACCACCAGGAATAACCGTAGCGGTAGCTAAAGATAGAGCTATTGAATCACTATTACAAGTCAATGATCGTTTTGTTCTCAATATCCTTCAAGAAAATAACTATTTGCATCTCTTCAGACACTTTTTAAAACGTTTTCCACCAGGTGCTAATCGATTTGAAGGAGTTGAATTAATGAATGATCTTGCAGTTGGGGGACCAGTTCTGTCTGATGCGCTAGCGTTCCTTTCATGTAAAGTTATGCAAAGAATGGAGACAACAGATCATTGGATCATTTATTCATCAGTTGAAAAAGGTAATTTATCTAATACTCTAAGTAAAACAGCAGTTCATCACAGAAGAGTTGGTAGTAATTATTAA